TATCCTAAATTCACAGGAGCAGACATTTGGATCTCCGCAGAAGGCTCGGGCAGCGCATTTATCGGTTTTTCACTGCTTGTTCCAGAACACCTTGCTTATCTCGACGGCGCACAGCCCTTGAAGCCAAAATCGGTGTCACCACTCGTTTTCGCACATGCGCGACCTGTAATTCGTGGAAAACTTGGCAAAGCGGTTGTTGTGGGATACAAGGCGGATAAATTGGGGGGACCGACGCAGTTTGAGTTAACCGAGGGGCGACTGGTGACTGCCAGTCAGTATGAGGGATGGGCGGAAGCGGATATTCCACCGCGTGAGGTCGTCGTCGATGAAAAGATGAATCTCGAAATCGGGGAACGGATTTTGATCGGGAACAAAGAGCTTAAAGTGGTTGGAAAGGCAAAGAGCCTGATGTTTGTTCTCGACACGCCGCTGCTGTTTATGGATCTTCGGACTGCACAGGAAGTGCTGCTTAAAAATTCACTTCACGTCAATATGATGATAGCCCAAGCAGCGGAGGGATATACGCCTGAAAAAGCCGCGAAAGAACTCGAAAGCTTTGATGAACAACTCAAAACAATTGATGTACGCACCCTTAAACAAACACTTCGCGATATTATTGCTACCTATGTAGATGAACCGATGAAAGCTGTTCAATTTCTGCGAGTAATGCTCTGGATTGCCGCAGGACTTATCGTCGGAATGATCACCTATGTCACAACGCTCGAAAAAACGCAAGAGATCGGTGTCCTTAAAGCGATCGGTGCGTCCAATTTTTACATTTCGTCGCTGATAATTAAGCAGGTTGTTCTGATGTCGGTGGTAGGTGTGATTTGTGGACTGATTTTGTCGTACATCTTTGCTGTCGCTGCGCCAATCTTCGTCTCCATTCACCCGGTCGAATCAGGCATTGTCGCGCTGATCAGTTTTGTTGTGTGTTGCGCCGGTGGTTACCTCGCTGCGCGAAAAGCAATCAGCGTTGACCCAATGGTCGCATTTAGGGGAGAGGTCTAATCTGCGGAAGTGAAGCGCGAAAGGTGAGTAAACTTCTTATACAAATTTTCGATTTGGATTGAGCATCAACTGTCGCTTTTCTCTGTTCCATCTTCAGGGGAGGCGGTACAGAAATTGCTAAGGGAAATAGGGAGGAACCTGATGGGGATCGTTGTTGAAGGGAAAGGATTAACAAAATATTTTGGTGAGGGAGATGCGAGGGTTGTAGCTGTTGATCAAGTTGATATCGCCATTGAAGAGAGCGAATTGGTGATGTTCATGGGCGACAGTGGTTGTGGTAAGACGACGCTAATCAGTCTACTCGGTTGTATCCTTACACCGAGCGAAGGTGATGTTTGGATTGATAGAGAACAGATTGACTACCAAAATCACGACCTGTCCCAACTTCGCAGCGAGAAAATCGGCTTTGTGTTTCAGCTATTCAACCTTATCCCGTATTTAACAGCGGTGGAAAATGTGATGGTCGCCATGGATATTGTTGGTATGAAAGGTAACGATGCGGAAAAGCGTGCGGCGGAACTTCTCACTCAGGTTGGGTTGGAACAACGTTTACACCATCGACCCGCACAGCTTTCAGGCGGCGAAAAGCAGCGCGTCTCCTTTGCGCGTGCTCTGGCCAACAAGCCCAAAATCATCTTTGCCGATGAACCTACCGCGAATCTTGATAGCCGGCAGGGTGCGAATCTGATGAATCTTGTTCGGGAGCTGCGCCAAGAACACCAAACCACGATCGCAATCGTAACCCATCACGAGGGCTTAAAGAAGGATGCGGATCGGGTGATTCAGATGAAAGATGGAAAGATTTTGTCTGTGTAGTGCGATTGTCATGACTTCATTGGCAAACATTATGGTTATTGGGCCATCTTGGTGTCCATTAGTAGGAGCGATCTCCGAATCGCGACTTCTCTGAGTAGATTTACCAGCGTGGTGAGATAGGAAATAAGAGGAGATAACCCATGTCTACATCAAAATTTGTTCCCTTCAAGGAAACAGATCCTTACATTGACAGTGCTGACACCTTGACGGCACAATTTGCCGAGAACGGCTATCTCTTCTTTAGAGATCTGCTTGATAAGGAACGGGTAGAGACAGTCAGAGATAACATCGTTGACGTACTGAAAGCGCATGGATTTGTTGATAAAGCCGTTAACTCAGATCCGATTTGGTCGGGAAAATGGCCCGAAGCGAATGAGTTTTCACCCGACGGAACGGTTACAAAAGCTGTCGTTGATCTGGGTATACTCGAAGCGCTGTCTGTCGCACCTGAACTCATCGAAGTGTTGGAACGAGTACTGGGTGGAGAGGTTTTCTGCTGGGCGGATAACAAGGGCAGACTCCGACTAATGCTCAGTGGTGAAAAGAGTATGCAGGTCGCAGATGGCCCCAAGTTCTCTTTTACAACACCGCCCCATCAAGACTACTATTTCTTTCGCCCTGTGGAATTTTGCACCGTCTGGATTCCGCTAATGGACATTGATGCTTTCATTGGTGGGCTGGCGATTGAGCGTGATTCACACAAAGAGGGTTTACATGAGGTTTGGTGGAAGGGCAAAGATTATCTTGGGGTCGCTGAAAATCCAGGGCAAGCCAAAGCTTGGCGAGAAGAAGGAGGTGTCGTTGTTGCCGGTAAAACAAAGCCCAAGGATACAGTTCGCGTCTGGCTTCGATCCGATTACCAACTCGGAGATGTCCTTATTTTCCATCCATTGATGATGCATACCGGCGTGGCAAATGCTTCTGACAAAGTGAGGATTTCTAGCGATTTCAGGTATCAGCGTAAAGGCACCCAAACGAATTGGGAATCTCACACCCCTATGGTTGAGTCCTCGAAATACTTCGGTGAGATTTTTAAATGCTTAGATGAACTAGTTGTAAAAACAGGGGTGTATGAAAAAGTATGGGAAACCATGCGTATAGAAGGTCCGAACGGGAAGGTGGATTGCGATGTATCTAAGCGGGTGAAAGAACTGGTTGAACAGATGAACGCCTCAGATTAGCCACTATGCTATCATCGTCGAGCATCGATATCTTGAACAATGTTGCTGATTAATAGCCTTTAGACCAGTTTTTGCTGTTCAAAAATATGCCGTGTGAAACAGAGGGTAGTTTAAATGCAGTTAAAGGGACGGGATCATGATATATCAAAGCCGTCGCCGCAGATCAATCCATGCCTTACTTATTTCGTTGATTATCTATCTCTGCATCGCTATCACATGGACGTTCATATATTATCAGCAGGATGGAGAAGGATTTGAAGATTTGGTAGAGATTCAACTGCTCGATGAGAAAGATCTCCTCAAATCACGCCGAGAAACGCTTAAACCGCCACTACCGAAACGGATCAGGGCCCCACGACAGGTTCAATCATCAATTGCCCACCAACCCCAAACGATCGAACTGACAACC
This genomic stretch from Candidatus Poribacteria bacterium harbors:
- a CDS encoding ABC transporter ATP-binding protein, with protein sequence MGIVVEGKGLTKYFGEGDARVVAVDQVDIAIEESELVMFMGDSGCGKTTLISLLGCILTPSEGDVWIDREQIDYQNHDLSQLRSEKIGFVFQLFNLIPYLTAVENVMVAMDIVGMKGNDAEKRAAELLTQVGLEQRLHHRPAQLSGGEKQRVSFARALANKPKIIFADEPTANLDSRQGANLMNLVRELRQEHQTTIAIVTHHEGLKKDADRVIQMKDGKILSV
- a CDS encoding ABC transporter permease, which produces MNNIFLKDMTYRKARVILTTIGITVLIALILMLGGIMNGMRIQAQQYPKFTGADIWISAEGSGSAFIGFSLLVPEHLAYLDGAQPLKPKSVSPLVFAHARPVIRGKLGKAVVVGYKADKLGGPTQFELTEGRLVTASQYEGWAEADIPPREVVVDEKMNLEIGERILIGNKELKVVGKAKSLMFVLDTPLLFMDLRTAQEVLLKNSLHVNMMIAQAAEGYTPEKAAKELESFDEQLKTIDVRTLKQTLRDIIATYVDEPMKAVQFLRVMLWIAAGLIVGMITYVTTLEKTQEIGVLKAIGASNFYISSLIIKQVVLMSVVGVICGLILSYIFAVAAPIFVSIHPVESGIVALISFVVCCAGGYLAARKAISVDPMVAFRGEV
- a CDS encoding phytanoyl-CoA dioxygenase family protein; protein product: MSTSKFVPFKETDPYIDSADTLTAQFAENGYLFFRDLLDKERVETVRDNIVDVLKAHGFVDKAVNSDPIWSGKWPEANEFSPDGTVTKAVVDLGILEALSVAPELIEVLERVLGGEVFCWADNKGRLRLMLSGEKSMQVADGPKFSFTTPPHQDYYFFRPVEFCTVWIPLMDIDAFIGGLAIERDSHKEGLHEVWWKGKDYLGVAENPGQAKAWREEGGVVVAGKTKPKDTVRVWLRSDYQLGDVLIFHPLMMHTGVANASDKVRISSDFRYQRKGTQTNWESHTPMVESSKYFGEIFKCLDELVVKTGVYEKVWETMRIEGPNGKVDCDVSKRVKELVEQMNASD